One genomic region from Cellulomonas hominis encodes:
- the dapA gene encoding 4-hydroxy-tetrahydrodipicolinate synthase, whose product MLPATPSRPFGAVLTAMVTPMREDGAIDLDAAVRLATHLVDHGHDGLVLNGTTGESPTTHAPEKADLISAVVAAVGDRAAIVAGAGSNDTLHAVRMAEQAAEAGADGLLVVSPYYSRPSQDGVVRHVTAVADSTPLPVMLYDVPGRTGVRFAQPTLDALAAHERVVAMKDATGDVYAAAKAAARTGLAWYSGDDSLYLPFLAHGAAGIVSVVGHVAGPQLAAITAAHDAGDHARALEIFLSIAPAIDALNGQGFQAVAAKAAVWSLGLIPSRHLRLPNVAASDEDVEAVRAGLSAAGIVDALSTVL is encoded by the coding sequence ATGCTCCCCGCCACCCCGTCGCGTCCGTTCGGCGCGGTGCTCACCGCCATGGTCACGCCGATGCGGGAGGACGGCGCGATCGACCTGGACGCCGCCGTACGCCTCGCGACGCACCTGGTGGACCACGGGCACGACGGCCTGGTCCTCAACGGCACCACCGGCGAGTCGCCCACCACGCACGCCCCCGAGAAGGCCGACCTGATCAGCGCCGTCGTCGCCGCCGTCGGCGACCGTGCCGCGATCGTGGCCGGCGCGGGGTCGAACGACACGCTGCACGCCGTCCGGATGGCCGAGCAGGCCGCCGAGGCCGGCGCCGACGGCCTGCTCGTCGTCAGCCCGTACTACTCCCGCCCGTCGCAGGACGGCGTCGTACGCCACGTCACCGCGGTGGCCGACTCCACGCCGCTGCCGGTGATGCTCTACGACGTCCCCGGGCGCACCGGCGTGCGGTTCGCGCAGCCGACCCTGGACGCGCTCGCCGCGCACGAGCGGGTCGTCGCGATGAAGGACGCCACCGGCGACGTCTACGCCGCCGCGAAGGCCGCCGCCCGCACGGGCCTCGCCTGGTACAGCGGCGACGACTCGCTGTACCTGCCGTTCCTCGCGCACGGCGCGGCCGGCATCGTCAGCGTGGTCGGCCACGTCGCCGGCCCGCAGCTCGCCGCGATCACCGCGGCTCACGACGCCGGGGACCACGCCCGTGCGCTCGAGATCTTCCTGTCGATCGCACCGGCGATCGACGCGCTCAACGGCCAGGGGTTCCAGGCGGTCGCGGCGAAGGCCGCGGTCTGGTCCCTCGGCCTGATCCCGTCCCGACACCTGCGGCTGCCGAACGTGGCCGCGTCGGACGAGGACGTCGAGGCGGTGCGCGCGGGCCTGAGTGCCGCGGGCATCGTCGACGCCCTGTCCACTGTGCTGTAG